One window from the genome of Brachionichthys hirsutus isolate HB-005 chromosome 19, CSIRO-AGI_Bhir_v1, whole genome shotgun sequence encodes:
- the LOC137908721 gene encoding probable global transcription activator SNF2L2 encodes MKRLAARRYAGLIILSPTAAADPDQQPPDTGKNGTLEEMEQDITLKRRKSDHQGEKGQQTGQETGEKVKRKRGRPPAEKLPPNPPELTRMLSTLVDMVINYKDGLGRQISKGFVQLPSRKEVPEYYELIRKPVDFRRIRERVRNHKYRSVGDLEKDIFLLCHNAQTYNLEGSKIYEDSIVIKSVFESARQRIATDEEQKEAVRAGNSDNGGGAENRFVPAAVKPFQGQLKKGYEEEGSRNATAKMFHSDLDSDENLEDDNTKDEG; translated from the exons ATGAAGAGACTCGCAGCTCGCCGCTATGCTGGTTTGATAATTCTCTCCCCCACAGCTGCAGCCGATCCGGATCAGCAGCCT CCTGACACGGGAAAGAACGGGACtctggaggagatggagcaggACATCACCCTAAAGAGACGCAAAAGCGATCACCAAGGAGAGAAAGGACAACAGACCGGGCAGGAGACTGGCGAAAAGGTCAAAAGGAAGAGAGGGCGCCCACCGGCTGAGAAACTGCCTCCGAATCCACCCGAACTCACCAGGATGCTGAGCACACTGGTGGATATGGTCATCAACTATAAGGACGG GCTGGGTCGACAGATCAGTAAAGGCTTCGTGCAGCTGCCCTCTAGGAAAGAGGTTCCGGAGTACTACGAGCTGATCCGGAAGCCCGTTGACTTCAGACGGATCAGG GAACGCGTGCGTAATCACAAGTACAGAAGTGTGGGGGATTTGGAAAAGGacattttcctgctgtgtcacaACGCCCAGACGTACAACCTGGAGGGCTCTAAG ATCTATGAGGATTCAATTGTCATTAAATCCGTTTTCGAGAGTGCGAGGCAGAGAATTGCGACAGacgaggagcagaaggaggcgGTTCGCGCCGGGAACAGCGATAACGGCGGCGGAGCCGAGAACCGGTTTGTTCCGGCTGCAG TGAAGCCATTCCAAGGCCAGTTAAAGAAAGGCTACgaagaggaaggaagcagaAACGCCACGGCCAAGATGTTCCACAGTGATTTAGACAGCGATGAGAATCTAGAGGACGACAACACGAAAGATGAAGGTTGA
- the LOC137908722 gene encoding neuropeptide FF receptor 2-like yields MTRHLAPNGTWANSSAFGVKPLTPADVTYVDFYLHKPPVATVFAISYLLIFLVCMAGNGAVCFVVLRSRNMRTVTNLFILNLAVSDLLVGVFCMPATLLDNIVTGWPFGSAVCKLSGMVQGISVSASVFTLVAIAVDRFRCVVYPFRQKTTIAACKRIIVIIWFLAVSIMCPSGVMLQVTMEQRVRIVLGNKNDTRPFYWCRENWPNRGMRRIYTTVLFANIYLAPLSLIVLMYSRIGFTLSKTAVPPVRSRGAVSEEGVGGSKSSAEAQRIVSKKKTRVIVMLLVVALLFILSWLPLWTLMMLSDYATLTELQTRVVNIYAYPLAHWLAFCNSSVNPIIYGFFNENFRRGFQAAFKFQLCRNDVERQRSHSRPVRGHAVLPVEAASFGRSGSGVRPRLAGKGKSLRQDGISLGGDINERDVILEDLGKGLG; encoded by the exons ATGACTCGGCATCTGGCTCCCAACGGTACCTGGGCAAACTCGTCAGCGTTTGGGGTGAAACCTTTGACCCCCGCCGACGTCACCTATGTGGATTTCTACCTTCACAAACCCCCGGTGGCGACGGTTTTCGCCATCTCCTACCTGCTCATCTTCCTGGTCTGCATGGCGGGCAACGGCGCCGTGTGCTTCGTCGTGTTGCGCAGCAGAAACATGCGCACCGTCACCAACCTGTTCATCCTGAATCTCGCCGTCAGTGACCTGCTGGTCGGCGTCTTCTGCATGCCGGCGACCTTGTTGGACAACATCGTGACGG GGTGGCCCTTCGGCAGCGCCGTGTGCAAACTCAGCGGCATGGTTCAGGGGATATCCGTGTCGGCGTCCGTCTTCACTCTCGTGGCGATAGCTGTCGACAG GTTCCGCTGCGTCGTCTACCCTTTCAGGCAGAAGACGACCATCGCCGCCTGCAAGCGAATTATCGTCATTATATGGTTCTTGGCCGTGTCCATCATGTGTCCCTCTGGGGTCATGCTCCAGGTCACAATGGAGCAGAGGGTGCGAATAGTCCTCGGCAACAAAAATGACACCCGACCCTTCTATTGGTGCAGGGAAAATTGGCCTAATCGGGGGATGAGGAGAATCTACACCACTGTGCTATTTGCGAACATCTACCTCGCTCCTCTGAGTCTCATCGTCCTCATGTACTCCCGCATCGGATTCACGCTGTCCAAGACCGCTGTCCCTCCGGTGCGCAGCAGAGGCGCCGTGTCCGAGGAAGGCGTAGGCGGTAGCAAATCCAGCGCGGAGGCTCAACGCATAGTTTCCAAGAAGAAGACTCGGGTGATCGTGATGCTCCTGGTTGTGGCTCTGCTCTTCATCCTGTCCTGGCTTCCCCTGTGGACACTGATGATGCTGAGCGACTACGCCACCCTGACCGAGCTCCAGACTCGCGTCGTCAACATCTACGCGTATCCCTTGGCTCACTGGTTGGCCTTCTGCAACAGCAGCGTCAACCCCATCATCTACGGGTTCTTCAATGAGAACTTTCGCCGAGGCTTTCAGGCCGCTTTCAAGTTTCAGCTGTGCAGGAACGACGTGGAACGCCAGAGGAGCCACTCCCGCCCCGTCCGAGGTCACGCCGTGCTTCCGGTCGAGGCTGCCAGCTTCGGTAGATCGGGATCGGGAGTCAGACCGAGGCTGGCGGGGAAGGGGAAGAGCCTGCGCCAGGATGGAATCTCCCTGGGTGGCGATATCAACGAACGGGACGTGATCTTGGAAGACTTGGGAAAGGGGTTAGGGTAA